The following proteins come from a genomic window of Blastococcus sp. HT6-30:
- a CDS encoding PfkB family carbohydrate kinase: MQPAGPILCVLGELVVDLLPVPETGAGPEGTAPHYVARPGGNALNVAVAAGRLGAPVRLLARLGTGPLAGHLRRHAELSGVDTAAFVEAAEPVSVAVVGLGGDGSPDYGFHVLGAADWQWTDDELARALPGSVGALHVGSISSWTEPGSGAIARLVERLSGEALISVDPNIRPMLAEGPVGGSLGNDRPSVTRRLDELVSRADLVKVSAEDLAWLEPETTDLDDAAHRWAQRGPALVVLTDGGAPLRIARPGRPVLHRESPRVDVVDTVGAGDSLAAGLLTGLLATGTTTRRSLAELPDEELLALVDDAALVAALNCTRVGADPPTRDELAAARDRR, translated from the coding sequence GTGCAGCCCGCCGGTCCGATCCTCTGCGTCCTCGGTGAGCTGGTCGTCGACCTGCTGCCCGTTCCCGAAACCGGCGCGGGCCCGGAGGGGACCGCGCCGCACTACGTCGCCCGGCCCGGCGGCAACGCCCTCAACGTCGCCGTCGCCGCCGGCCGGCTCGGCGCCCCCGTCCGGCTGCTGGCCCGGCTGGGCACCGGGCCGCTGGCCGGGCACCTGCGCCGGCACGCCGAGCTGTCCGGCGTGGACACCGCGGCCTTCGTCGAGGCCGCGGAGCCGGTCAGCGTGGCGGTCGTCGGCCTGGGTGGCGACGGCTCCCCCGACTACGGCTTCCACGTGCTGGGCGCCGCGGACTGGCAGTGGACCGACGACGAGCTGGCGCGGGCCCTCCCCGGTTCCGTGGGCGCCCTGCACGTGGGCTCGATCTCCAGTTGGACCGAGCCCGGCAGCGGCGCCATCGCCCGGTTGGTCGAGCGGCTCTCGGGGGAGGCGCTGATCAGCGTCGACCCGAACATCCGCCCGATGCTGGCCGAGGGCCCGGTCGGCGGCAGCCTCGGCAACGACCGGCCGTCGGTCACCCGGCGGTTGGACGAGCTGGTGTCCCGTGCGGACCTGGTGAAGGTCAGCGCCGAGGACCTCGCCTGGCTGGAGCCGGAGACCACGGACCTCGACGACGCGGCACACCGCTGGGCGCAGCGGGGCCCGGCCCTCGTCGTCCTGACCGACGGCGGCGCACCGCTGCGGATCGCGCGCCCCGGCCGGCCCGTGCTCCACCGGGAGAGCCCGCGCGTCGACGTCGTCGACACCGTCGGCGCCGGCGACTCGCTGGCGGCCGGCCTGCTCACCGGACTGCTGGCCACCGGCACCACCACCCGGCGTTCGCTGGCGGAGCTGCCCGACGAGGAGCTGCTGGCCCTGGTCGACGACGCGGCGCTGGTCGCGGCGCTGAACTGCACCCGCGTGGGCGCCGATCCCCCGACGCGCGACGAGCTGGCCGCCGCCCGGGACCGCCGGTGA
- a CDS encoding GNAT family N-acetyltransferase codes for MVGFEELSAGALRGRLLARRAEFWAGSPLADDAVVALHDPVFFHQLGGFGAAALTPEDEDAGYLLGVVSADRLAVVQAVAVHPGRRGSGVATRLLQRFTDLAVGVGARAVQAVALPGDAGAAALAARLGAAGAPSPGHGGPGDDRVVFTRGLPVR; via the coding sequence GTGGTCGGCTTCGAGGAGCTCTCCGCCGGGGCGCTGCGCGGCCGGCTGCTGGCCCGCCGCGCCGAGTTCTGGGCCGGGTCCCCGCTGGCCGACGACGCGGTGGTGGCCCTGCACGACCCGGTCTTCTTCCACCAGCTCGGCGGCTTCGGCGCCGCCGCGCTCACGCCTGAGGACGAGGACGCCGGCTACCTGCTGGGCGTGGTGAGCGCCGACCGGCTCGCCGTCGTCCAGGCCGTCGCCGTGCACCCCGGACGGCGGGGCAGCGGCGTCGCGACCCGGCTGCTCCAGCGGTTCACCGACCTCGCCGTCGGCGTCGGGGCGCGGGCCGTGCAGGCCGTGGCCCTTCCCGGTGACGCGGGCGCCGCTGCGCTGGCCGCGCGTCTCGGAGCCGCCGGAGCTCCGTCCCCGGGGCACGGCGGGCCCGGCGACGACCGGGTGGTCTTCACCCGCGGCCTTCCCGTGCGCTGA